The Longimicrobium sp. DNA segment TCTCGCGCGAGCGCTCCGGGTCGTCGCGCAGCCGCTCCGTGTTGTCGGTGGCGAAGTAGCCGGGGGCGACGGCGTTCACCTGCACGCCGTGGCGCGCCCACTCGTTGGCCAGCGCCTTCGTCAGCCCGGCCACCGCGTGCTTGCTGGCCGTGTACGCGGGCACCGTGATCCCGCCGCTGAAGGAGAGGAGCGAGGCCACGTTGACGATCTTCCCCGCCCCGCGCTCCACCATCTTCCGCCCCAGCCGCTGCGAGAGCACGAACACCGAGTCCAGGTTCGTGTGCATCACCACGTCCCAGTCACCCAGCGGGAACTCGGCGGCCGGGTGGCGGCGGATCGTCCCGGCGTTGTTCACCAGCACGTCGATGCGACCGGCCAACGCTTCCGCCTCGTCGGCCATCGCCAGCACGGCCTCGCGGTCGGAGAGGTCGGCCTCCACCTGCCATGCCTGCCGCCCGGCCGCGCGCACGAGCGCCGCGGTCTCGTCCGTCCCCGCGCGCTGCGTGCTGGCGCAGACCACGTCGGTGCCGGCCTCGGCGAGCGCGCGGGCGATCGCCTGGCCCAGGCCACGGCTGGCGCCCGTCACCAGCGCGCGCCTGCCCTCCAGCGAAAAGAGGCGCGCGAGCCGCGGGGTGACGTCGGCTGTCACCGCCCCAGCTCCAGCGCGGCCAGGATGAACGGCCCCACGCCCTTGTAG contains these protein-coding regions:
- the kduD gene encoding 2-dehydro-3-deoxy-D-gluconate 5-dehydrogenase KduD, whose translation is MTADVTPRLARLFSLEGRRALVTGASRGLGQAIARALAEAGTDVVCASTQRAGTDETAALVRAAGRQAWQVEADLSDREAVLAMADEAEALAGRIDVLVNNAGTIRRHPAAEFPLGDWDVVMHTNLDSVFVLSQRLGRKMVERGAGKIVNVASLLSFSGGITVPAYTASKHAVAGLTKALANEWARHGVQVNAVAPGYFATDNTERLRDDPERSREISARIPAGRWGEPEDLAGAVVFLASPASDYVNGHVLVVDGGWMAR